One genomic segment of Brassica napus cultivar Da-Ae chromosome A3, Da-Ae, whole genome shotgun sequence includes these proteins:
- the LOC106437171 gene encoding WD repeat-containing protein 44-like translates to MMKVMMMTGRNDVARFVAHNDEEEEEDECFFESLDRVLSSCSCSTSNSDYDSDPSAIHDPNPFPLPSGFDLWKSEPESVSERRIRLLRGLGLSNEPDLAPASRLRRRKGIRSSHFARSSHNGRCVSSLRSDVVVDNSKLRCSLNDNNVVLDFISKDPIDVVLEEQMCTIKNLDNGREFVVNEVREDGVLEKLKEVGTDRQLTLEEFEMCAGTSPIVLELMRRQSVEDVCKDSVDLSTSVSGTKHRRKGSWFKSIKSVASSVTGYKERRSTDERDSPSERGGQRLSSATDDSRDVTFQDPERVKVRQYGKSCKELTALFKSQEIEAHKGSIWSIRFSLDGRYLASAGEDCVIQIWEVVESERKGELLLVDKQDDGGVNLSVLANGSPEPASVSPMRRGRTSFSRKSVSLDNVLVPETVFGLSEMPVCSFVGHSDDVLDLAWSKSQHLLSSSMDKTVRLWDLSSKACLKVFSHSDYVTCIQFNPVDDNYFISGSLDAKVRIWSIPDHQVVDWKDLHEMVTAACYTPDGQGALVGSYKGTCCLYNTSDNRLQQRKEINLKNKKKKSNHKKITGFQFVAGSSSEVLVTSADSRARVVDGVDLVHKFKGFRNTNSQISASLTSNGKLLVSASEDSNVYVWNYDSETRAGRSKRVTVTNSYEHFYCRDVSVAAPWPGKISNNNNSPDQSPSTANNPPTPVNDPVNNTAVTNGIISSATNQYFCDRMSATWPDEKLLLAAKNRARTSPSVSVDLSNGPVNAKPNASAWSMVIVTGGLRGEIRTFQNFGLPVRL, encoded by the exons ATGATGAAGGTAATGATGATGACGGGACGAAACGACGTCGCTAGATTCGTAGCTCacaacgacgaagaagaagaagaagacgaatgTTTCTTCGAGTCTCTCGACCGCGTTCTCTCTTCCTGCTCCTGCTCCACTTCCAACTCCGACTACGACTCCGACCCCAGCGCGATCCACGATCCGAATCCGTTTCCCCTCCCCTCCGGATTCGATCTGTGGAAATCCGAGCCTGAGTCCGTATCCGAGAGACGAATCAGGCTCCTACGCGGGTTGGGACTCAGCAACGAGCCGGATCTCGCTCCGGCGAGCCGTCTCCGCCGTAGAAAAGGTATCCGCAGCTCTCATTTCGCTAGATCGAGTCACAACGGTAGATGCGTCTCTTCGCTGAGATCAGACGTAGTAGTCGATAATAGTAAGCTTCGTTGTTCTCTCAATGATAACAATGTGGTTCTTGATTTCATAAGCAAAGATCCAATAGATGTTGTACTTGAGGAGCAAATGTGCACGATTAAGAATCTAGATAACGGCAGAGAGTTTGTGGTGAACGAAGTCAGAGAAGATGGAGTGTTGGAGAAGCTGAAGGAGGTAGGTACTGATCGGCAACTGACTCTGGAGGAGTTTGAGATGTGTGCTGGGACATCACCCATTGTTCTAGAGCTGATGAGGAGGCAAAGCGTTGAAGACGTTTGTAAAGACTCTGTGGATTTGAGTACCAGCGTAAGTGGAACTAAGCATAGACGGAAAGGGAGTTGGTTCAAGAGTATAAAGAGCGTTGCTAGTAGCGTGACAGGGTATAAAGAGAGAAGAAGCACTGATGAGAGGGATTCGCCGTCGGAGAGAGGAGGGCAGAGGCTTAGCTCTGCGACTGATGATAGCCGAGACGTGACATTTCAGGACCCGGAGAGAGTTAAGGTTAGGCAGTATGGGAAGTCGTGTAAAGAGCTCACGGCGCTTTTCAAGAGCCAGGAGATTGAAGCTCATAAAGGGTCGATATGGAGTATTAGGTTTAGTTTGGATGGGAGGTATCTTGCTAGTGCTGGTGAGGATTGTGTTATTCAGATTTGGGAGGTTGTTGAATCAGAAAGGAAGGGGGAGCTCTTGTTGGTGGATAAACAAGACGATGGAGGTGTAAATTTGTCGGTGTTGGCAAATGGGTCTCCAGAACCAGCTTCAGTGTCTCCAATGAGAAGAGGGAGAACATCTTTTAGCAGAAAATCAGTGAGCTTGGACAATGTTCTGGTTCCAGAAACAGTCTTTGGTCTTTCAGAGATGCCTGTGTGCTCGTTTGTAGGGCATTCGGATGATGTGCTTGACCTTGCCTGGTCGAAATCTCAG CACTTGCTTTCCTCTTCGATGGATAAGACAGTTCGTCTATGGgatttatctagcaaggcatgTTTGAAAGTCTTCTCGCATAGTGACTACG TGACGTGCATCCAGTTTAATCCCGTGGACGACAATTACTTCATCAGTGGATCATTGGATGCAAAAGTTCGAATATGGAGCATTCCTGATCATCAAGTTGTTGATTGGAAGGATCTTCATGAGATGGTAACAGCTGCTTGCTACACACCGGATGGTCAG GGTGCTTTGGTTGGTTCATACAAGGGGACTTGCTGCTTATACAACACAAGTG ATAACAGACTGCAGCAGAGAAAGGAAATCAATttgaagaacaagaaaaagaaatccAATCACAAGAAAATCACTGGTTTTCAG TTTGTGGCGGGAAGTTCATCGGAAGTGCTTGTCACATCTGCAGATTCACGTGCGCGTGTGGTTGACGGTGTTGACCTTGTTCACAAGTTTAAAG GATTCCGCAACACGAATAGCCAAATCTCAGCCTCACTTACATCAAACGGAAAACTCTTAGTCTCAGCGAGCGAAGACTCTAATGTGTATGTATGGAACTACGACTCAGAGACTCGAGCTGGTAGAAGCAAACGTGTAACCGTCACAAACTCGTACGAACACTTTTACTGTCGAGACGTCTCAGTGGCTGCACCTTGGCCTGGCAAGATcagtaacaacaacaacagcccCGACCAATCGCCTTCCACAGCCAATAACCCGCCAACACCTGTTAACGATCCAGTCAACAACACAGCCGTCACCAACGGTATCATTTCGAGCGCCACAAACCAATACTTCTGCGATAGAATGTCAGCGACATGGCCCGATGAAAAACTTTTGCTGGCTGCAAAGAACCGAGCACGAACTAGTCCTAGTGTGAGCGTGGACTTGTCTAATGGACCGGTTAACGCAAAACCGAATGCTTCTGCTTGGTCTATGGTGATCGTGACCGGTGGTTTACGAGGCGAAATCAGAACTTTTCAGAATTTTGGATTACCGGTTCGTCTATGA